The Negativicutes bacterium region GTTGGCGTAGGTACGGCTGTATTTAGACAATATGAAGACCCTCGTCAAGTATGGGAAGGATCAAAACTTTCCTTACCAGAAGTAACTGTATTTGGTACTTCGGCTAATGACTTGATTCAAACTAAAAATAAAGCAACTCAAGTGCTAGCTGGTGATGGTGACGATTATGTTACTGTTGATAGCGTTGGAAGCTTAGTTTCCGGTGGCAATGGCAATGACTATTTATTTGGTGGTGCCGGTGATGATTATTTAGCTGGTGATGCTGGCAATGATTATTTAAGTGGTGGTGCTGGTAATGATATCTTATACGGCGGTGCTGGTAATGATGTCTTAGATGGCGGTGCTGGAGCTGATATTCTTTGTGGTGGTGCTGGCGATGATGTGTTAATTTGGTCAGCTGGTAATGATATTTTATGTGGTAATGAAGGCAACGATACTTTAGTTGTTAGAAATGGCGTTTCCGGACAATCATCAATGAAATGGGAACGTAATTTCACTAACTTTGGTAACGATGTAGTTGAAATTGAAGGTGCAATGGCTGCTGGCAGTAGCTTATTATTTAACTTTGCTGATGAAATTCGTTTTGCTGATATGCAATGGAAGCAAAATGGTAATGACATTGTTATGGTTGATAAATTGGGTACAGCTGAGGCGACAGTTACTTTTAAAGATGCATTTGCTAAATTTGGACAAAATCAAGGTAAAATGGAATTCCAATTTACCAATGGTCGTTTATACCTAGATGATGAACTTTATAGTGTGGAAGCTGGTAGTGGTACAATTACTGCTAGCGCTGATGCTAAACATAAAGGTAGCATCATGGTAGGTTCGGCTGGAGCTGATACATTAGTTTCTGGTAAAGGAAATGATGTAATGTTCGGCGGAGCAGGAGCTGATAAATTTGTCTTTGGGAATACTTTTGCTACAGACAAAATTATCGGTAGTGATAGAAGTGATGTAGTAGCATTTAGCAATGTTTTCAACAGTGCTGAATATACTGTGGCTAAATCTGGTAATGATTTAGTAATTTCTTATCAACAATCTGGCTTATCAACAGTAAGTTCTGTTACAGTTGCTGATTGGTATGCAACTGGTGAGCATGTAAATACATTCTCATTTAACAATGTAAATTACACAGTTGATAGCAATAACAAATTTGTAAAAAAATAATTAATCCCAAACAGTAAAAAGGGTGAGCAAAATTTAAATTTTGCTCACCCTTTTGCTATATAAAAAAAGCTGTGACATGATATCACAGCTTTTTGACTATTAATAAATTATTTTGAATCTGCTCTTAATGATTCAATACATTTAAAAGATAAGCTCAATATTATAGCAACAACAGTTGATAAGGCCATTCCTTTTAAAGTAACACTACCTAAAGTAACATGAGCATTACTAACACCTAAAATTAAAATTACAGAGGTTAAAATTAGGTTACTTGGTTTATTATAATCTACTTTTGACTCAACTAACATTCTAATCCCGGAAGCTGCAATAACTCCAAACAGCAACAATGATACACCACCCATAACGGGAACTGGAATGCTTTGAATAGCAGCTGCTAATTTACCAACAAATGATAGAACAATAGCGATTACTGCAGCACCGCCAATGACCCAAACACTATATACTTTGGTAATTGCCATTACCCCAATGTTTTCACCATAAGTTGTATTAGGTGTAGAACCAAAAAAACCGGAAAGCATTGTTGATAATCCATTACCAAGCAGTGAACGATGGAGTCCCGGATCTTGCGTAAGGTCTTTACCGACAATATTACCGGTAACAATTAAATGACCAATATGTTCGACGATAACCACTAATGCTGCCGGTAGTATTATTAAAATTGCCCCTAAATTAAATTCAGGAGTATAAAGAGTCGGCATTTCAAGCCAAGGAGCTTTGGAGATTGCTGATAAATCAACTATGCCCATAAAGAAAGATAAAATATAACCGCTAATAACACCGATTAAAATTGGAATAATTGCTAAAAATCCGCGAAAAGCCACTGTTCCAAAAACTGTAACTAACAAAGTGAAGATTGAAACGGTTATTATTGTTGGGTCAATTACTTCTGCGGTCAATCCTGCCATTCCCGCTGCTGTTGGTGCTAATTCCAGTCCGATAACGGCAACGATTGCGCCAATGGCAGCCGGTGGAAAGACAATATCAAGCCATTTTGTACCAATTGCTTTAATACTTAAAGCTACCAAAGAGAAAATTGCACCGACCACAATAAAGCCTCCCAGAGCAGCTTCATAGCCGTATTGTGGAAGTACTAAAAATACCGGTGATAAGAATGCAAAACTTGAACCTAAATAAGCTGGAATTTTACCTTTGCAAATAAACAGATAAATTAAAGTTCCAATGCCGTTAAATAATAAAATTGTTGCTGGATTTACTTTAAACAAAATAGGAACTAAAACAGTAGCGCCAAACATGGCAAATAAGTGCTGAAAGCTTAGGGGCAGTGTTTGAAGAAAAGATAATTTTTCTTCTACTTGGATAACACGATTACTCATTCCGATAGATCTCCTTCTCATAATCTTTAAAAATTACTCATTACAATTTAACATAAAACGATAACAGTGTCTATAAAATAACATTATATTAGGAAGAAAAATTCCTAAATATTTTTTTTGCTAAAAAATTTTAATGGCAGGAAAAATACAAGATATGGCGTAATATTAAAAAGTGTTGCACTATATATAGTGAAAATAGGACTAGCTTTTTTTGCTAAAAGTGATATAGTAAATATTAGCTCAAATGATAGGAGAGAAAAATATGCGTTGTCCTTTTTGTAATATCGGCGATAGTAAAGTTATTGATTCACGTTCGGCTGAAGATGGCAATACTATTAGAAGAAGAAGAGAATGCTCTTCTTGTAATAAGCGATTTACAACTTATGAAGTTGTGGAACAATTACCATTAATGGTCATTAAAAAAGATGGACGAAGAGTTCCATTTGAACGTGAAAAACTCTTATCAGGCATTGTTAAGGCTTGTGAAAAAAGACCGGTTTCAATTGGTAGTATTAATATGTTGGCTACTAATATTGAAAAGGACTTAAAAAATACGATGGATCGAGAAATTCCTAGTCAAGATATTGGCGAAACTGTAATGAAGTATTTAAAAGATTTTGATCAGGTTGCATATGTCAGATTTGCTTCAGTCTATCGGCAGTTTACTGATGTTGGCAATTTTATGAAAGAGCTTGAAACTTTAATGAAGTCAAATAATTTAAAAGGAGATGGTTAGATGTTTACAAAAATAATTAAGAGAGATGGTCGGGAAGAGTCTTTTGATGAACGCAATATAACGGATGCTATTTTTAAAGCAGCACAAGCGGTGGGCGGTGCTGATCGAGAAATAGCGATGGAACTAACATTAGATGTATTAAAGGAATTGAAAAAGAAATATGCCGGCGAAGTTTTTTCGGTAGAAGACGTGCAAGATGTTGTGGAAAAAGTTTTAATTGAAACCGGTCATGCTAAAACGGCGAAAGCTTATATTTTATATCGTGCTCAAAGAACTAGAATGCGTGATGCGCAATCAGAATTAATGGATGCAGTAGCGGATATTTTAGTTGAAACTAGCAAAGAAAATGCTAATGTTTCTAATTCTCCTTCAGCTAAAATGTTACAAATAGCCAGTGCTGCCAGCAAAGCATATTATTTAAATAGATTAATTCCTGAAAAATTTTCTAACGCACATACCAGTGGAGACATTCATATTCACGACTTAGATTTTTATG contains the following coding sequences:
- the uraA gene encoding uracil permease, which translates into the protein MSNRVIQVEEKLSFLQTLPLSFQHLFAMFGATVLVPILFKVNPATILLFNGIGTLIYLFICKGKIPAYLGSSFAFLSPVFLVLPQYGYEAALGGFIVVGAIFSLVALSIKAIGTKWLDIVFPPAAIGAIVAVIGLELAPTAAGMAGLTAEVIDPTIITVSIFTLLVTVFGTVAFRGFLAIIPILIGVISGYILSFFMGIVDLSAISKAPWLEMPTLYTPEFNLGAILIILPAALVVIVEHIGHLIVTGNIVGKDLTQDPGLHRSLLGNGLSTMLSGFFGSTPNTTYGENIGVMAITKVYSVWVIGGAAVIAIVLSFVGKLAAAIQSIPVPVMGGVSLLLFGVIAASGIRMLVESKVDYNKPSNLILTSVILILGVSNAHVTLGSVTLKGMALSTVVAIILSLSFKCIESLRADSK
- the nrdR gene encoding transcriptional repressor NrdR; translation: MRCPFCNIGDSKVIDSRSAEDGNTIRRRRECSSCNKRFTTYEVVEQLPLMVIKKDGRRVPFEREKLLSGIVKACEKRPVSIGSINMLATNIEKDLKNTMDREIPSQDIGETVMKYLKDFDQVAYVRFASVYRQFTDVGNFMKELETLMKSNNLKGDG